The DNA region CGAGATTGGGCAGGTACATCGCCTTCTGGTCGTTGGAACCATGATGCTCGAGTGCCTCAATCGCGCCGACGCTCAGCATTGGGAGCAAGGTGAAGGCCATGTTCGCCGCGCCGAGATTTTCGAGCACGTTGCACGACAAGGTGAAGGGCAGGCCCTGACCACCATGCTCCACCGGGGAGGCGATCGCGTTCCAGCCCTGCTCGACATAGGCCTTGTAAGCCGCGTCGAAACCATCGGGCAGGCGCACCACGCCGTTCTCCAGCTTTGCCCCTTCCAGATCGCCCTTGCGGTTCAGCGGGGCGAATTCGCCTGCTGCAAACTGGCCCACGCCTTCGACGATGGCTTCGACCAGATCGGGTTCGGCATGGGCGAAGCGCTCGGTCTGGGCGAGTTCGTCGATCCCGGCATTGATGCGAATGGCAAGCAGCTGGTCGGCGGTCGGCGGGGTAAAGGGGGTCACTTCGGGGGCGTCCTTGCGTGTCTGAGGGGCTGCGCACTTGGCATAGCGCGGGTTTGAATATAGCGCCGGGGCATGAGCGGCAAGAACGTTACGGAACTGGTGCTGGCAGACGCCGCAGGGATCGCGCGGGCGGCGCGTTGCCTCGAATCGGGCGGGCTGGTCGCGGTGCCGACCGAGACCGTTTACGGGTTGGCGGCGCGGGCGGATTCTGCCGAGGCGGTGGCGCGGATTTATGCCGCGAAGGGCAGGCCGGACTTCAATCCGCTGATCGTCCATGTGGCGGGGTTGGCGCAGGCGCGCGAATTGGCTGAACTTCCGGGAGCAGCTGGGGTTATCGCCGATATCGTCTGGCCGGCGCCGCTAACGATGGTGGTGCCACTAAAGCCGGGTTCCCGGCTCGCTCCGGCGGTGACAGCGGGTCTGCCCTCAGTCGCACTGCGCAGCCCTGACCATCCGGTGATGCAGGCTTTGCTGGCGGCTTGCGACTTTCCGCTCGCCGCCCCATCGGCCAACCGCAGCGGTTTTGTCAGTCCGACCACCGCAGCCCATGTGCTCGCGACGCTCGATGGGCGGATCGACATGGTTCTTGATGACGGGAGGCCTTGCTCCGAGGGGCTGGAATCGACGATTGTTGCCATTCGGCCAGACGGAAGTTGGGAAGAACTGCGCCCCGGCCCGATCGATCTCGACTCGCTGCACCAGCACTATTGGGACGCGCCCTATCCGCGGGGTCCTGTTGACGCCGAGGGTGCGAAGCCACGGATCGAAGCGCCCGGGCAAATGACCAGTCACTACGCGCCAGGCAAACCGATGCGACTCAATGCCGAATGGGCCGAGGCGGACGAATTCTGGATTGGCTTCGGTGGCCTAGAAGGCGACTGCAATCTTTCTGCCAAGGGTTCCTTATGGGAGGCCGCCGCCCGCCTCTACGCGGCCTTGCACGAAGCCGCCCGCGCGCCGCAGCCGCGCATCGCGGTCGCTCCGGTGCCGGAGGTCGGCGTGGGCCGCGCGATCAATGATCGGTTGCGGCGGGCGGCGGCTTAGTCGCCGCGCTCAGGCTCCACCGGCATTCCCGGCATCAGCGCCTTCATCTCCGCCCGGATCGCCTGAGCCTTCTCGCAGGCTTCGTCATTGCCGTCAGCGCAGCGGTCCATCTGCTTTTCGAGATCGCGTTCCAGCTCGCCAAGCTGTTCCTCGCGCTTGCGAATCTCCCTGCCGCGATTCTCGTCGGCTTCGGATTGGCTCGTCGTCGCCAGATCGACACCCTTGCTCACCGCTCTGACCGGCAGGGTGACGACATTCACCGCCGCACGGGCGAGACAGCCCTGCAAGGCAAGCGAAGCTAGGCCAAGGGCCGCGAGTCTGAGTGCGCGCATGGCCGCATTATGTCGCGCGGCACTCGCCATAAAGCAATTGTTATTCTGCGGGTTTTGCGGCGACCGGAGCGACCGGAGCGGTCGGGGCCTGAGGTGCTGCCGGGGGCAGCGCGGCTGTTGCCCCGGTACCCTCGGCACAATTCAGCGTGCCCGAGCCGAATTCGTTGACGGTGCACTTGGCCTTGCCGGTGACAGTGACGTCACCCGCGCCCGCGATGTTGGCGGTCACTTCCCCGTCCGAGGCAAAGGCGACATCGCCCGCGCCCCCAATCGAGACTTCGGCCGTGTCGGCTTTCAATCCCGCCAATTCCACCTCGCCGCTGCCGCCGATATTGATGGTGAGGCTCTTGACCGTGCCCGCGCCCCGGATGGTGCCCGAGCCGCCGATGTTGATCCCGAGCTTCTCGGCTGCGACTGTGCCGAATTCGACCAGGCCCGAACCGCCGATTGTGACCTCGGCCTCGCTGGCGAGGGTGGGTGCCTTGATTGTGCCAGCCCCGGCGATCACGACCTCTTCGGGGGCGGGCATGGTGATGCGGATGATCGCGTCGGTCTCACCGCTCCAGCCTTCTTCGCGGGTGATGCCTATGGTGCGTTCGTCGCGCACGAAGCGGAGGCTTTCAGTGTTGCCGCCTTCGACTTTGATCGTGAAACTATCGCCTTCGGTGAGGATCACCGTATCGCCCGAGGCCAGCACCACTTCGGACGGCGGCGCCCCGGTGAGTACGACATCGGCAAGCGGCACGCCCTTCTGACCGTTGATTTCCATCTCCGCCCCTTCGCACCCGGCCAGCGAGATCGCGGCGGTGAGCAAGGCGGCGGCGGCGGCGATGGGGCGGCCGGTGAATTGGGTCATGGCGTGTCTCTCCCGAAGTGCGCTAGCGTATTGCTGATATAATACACCCCGGCGCGTGGCACAAGCCTGCGCGCCGCACAAACAAAAAGGGCCGCCCCGCAGGGCAGCCCTTGATGTCGCACACGGCGGAAAAAGCCTCAGGCTTCTTCGGCGGTGTCGTAATATTGAGGCGCGTGTTCACGCAGCACGTCGAGGATCTTGCCGAGCGCGGTGGGCTCGTCGGTCTCTTCCATCGCCGCCAATTCGCGGGCGAGGCGGCTGGAGGCCGCTTCGAAGATCTGGCGTTCAGAATAGCTCTGCTCGGGCTGGTCTTCCGGGCGGAACAGATCGCGAGTCACTTCGGCAATAGACACGAGGTCGCCCGAGTTGATCTTGGCTTCATATTCCTGCGCACGACGCGACCACATGGTGCGCTTGACCTTGGGCTTGCCCTTCAGCGTTTCCATTGCCTGCCTCAGGGTCTTGTCCGACGACAGCTTACGCATCCCGATCGCTTCGACCTTGTTGGTCGGCACCCGCAACGTCATGCGCTCTTTTTCGAACCGAAGGACGTAAAGTTCGAGCTGCATCCCGGCGATTTCCTCGCGCTGAAGCTCGATCACCCGGCCAACGCCGTGCTTGGGATAAACGACATAATCGCCGACGGTGAATGCGTTCGCGGTGCTTGCCATGCAAGTTCCTTTCAATCGGCCGTCCTGGCAACGAGAGAGCGGACAATCGGCCCAGCGACGCGGGGGCTTGGCTGAAGAGTGCCTCAGACAAAGCGAGCGCCGGGTGTCAATCATCCGGTTGGGGGGTTGCTGGTGTCGGGCCTTCCTGGTTTTCACGCCTGCGCGGGCACTGCCCTGCGCGGTCTGTGTATTATATAGCACGTCTGCAACAAAATTGCGAGTCGGCGTTTGCGAGAGCGTGCCGAACTATCCAAACCGCGCTAAAGGCGCCGTAAATCAGTCACCATCGCCCGGATCGGCGCTGAAATACTTCTCGAACTTGCCCTTTTCGCCCTTGTGCGCGTCGGCATCTTCGGGCGGCGCCTTTTGGCTGGTGATGTTGGGCCACTGGGCCGAGTACTGGGTGTTCAGCTCGAGCCACTTTTCCAGCCCGTCTTCTGTATCGGGGAGAATCGCTTCGGCCGGGCATTCCGGTTCGCATACGCCGCAATCGATGCATTCGCTGGGATTGATCACCAGCATGTTCTCGCCTTCATAGAAGCAGTCGACCGGGCACACTTCCACGCAGTCGGTATACTTGCACTTGATGCAGTCTTCAGTGACGACGTAAGTCATTGCGGCTCTTTCAATGGAAGTCTTCGGAAGTTTCCGGCGGGGCATCCGCCGTGAGAGATGACGCTGCTATTGTCATTTGCCCTTTACGGTCAAGACCGCCCCCGTCAATCTCACTAAAATCATCAACCTCCCGATAGTGCGAAGCCGCCTGCGCGGGAGAACCGCGTCGTTCGGGGAGGGCAAGCAGCTCAATCACCCGCACATGGCCTCCCACGGCCAGCGTCAGCACATCCCCGATACGTGCCTGTTCGGCGCAGCGCAGCACATGCTTTCTGTTGCGGCGCAAAGCGTGAGTATCGATCAGGCTTTGCGCGGCGGAACGGGTGCGGGCGAAGCGGAGATAGACCAGCAGGCGGTCGATCCGGATCGATTGTCCCACCCCGCTACCTTTCATCCCTTGAGCAGGTCCGCCAGCTTGTCGAAGGCACCGCCAGCGCGGGCCGGGCCGGTATCGACCGGGGACCTTGTCGGGGGCTGCGCCGGACGAGGGGGCCGCTTGCCGCCGTCACGCGGGGGTTGCGCGCCATCGCGATTGGGGCGAGCGTCGGACGACTTGCCCTTGCCGCGCGCAGGCCGCTGATCTGTGCGCTGGTCTTTGCGCTGATGGTCACGTTCGGGGCGGCGGTCAGGACGCCGTTCGTCCTTTTCTCCCGGTCGGCGCGGGCGCCAGTGCCAGCGATCGGGTGCGGGCGGGCCGAAGGCGCCTTCCGCCAAGGGCCGCGCACGGTCGCAGCGGAAACCGGCGCTGCCGAGCAACCGGCGCGCATTCTCAGCCTCCAGTCCGACCGACACTGCCAGCGCCATGTCGAGCCGGAAGGCGCGGTTGCGTTCTTTGGGATGAGCCGCAGTGGCCACCGCGCGTCCATCAAACGCGGCGCGCAGGATCTTCTCGGCCAGATCGACCCGGATCGCTTGCGACCCGGCGTAGCGATAGCCCGCAGGCAGCCGCCCCTTGGCCCAGCCACCTTCGGCCAGCACCGGCAGCATCGCGTCTTGCACCGGGCGCAGATCGAGGCCGAGCGCGTGCAGCAAACGGCGCGGGGCGGGCTTCAGCAGCGGCGCGGCAAAGATGTCGAGCGCGCCGAAGGTCACGCCCAGCTTGCGCAGATAGGGCCGCATTTCTTTGGGCAGGTGTTCCAGCCCGGCATCCTCGCGGCTGATGACGCCGCGCGCTTCGATGAGGGTGATAACCAGCGCGCGCGCCTGCGACCCTGCCTCGGGATCGCGCGCGGCTTCGGCCAGTTTGCGCAAAGGCTCCAGCGGCTCGAGCTGCTTGTCGAGCCATTCGGCCAGCCCCGCTTCCAGCTTGGCCCGTGCCCCTTCGGGCACCAGCACCAGATCGCGGGTCAGCGCCAGCTTGGGCGTGCCGAAATTGCCCGCGCCAGGCTGACCGGGGAAGCTGATGTCGGCAAGCGCACGGTCCTGCCAGCGGATCGCCCCGCCGGAGATGACCAGCTCGCCCAGCCCCTGCGTCAGCAGCCAGTCGGCCCGGTCCGCCAGCAGCGCGGGCAAAGCCTTCTCGCCCGCTGCCAGCAGCATCCGCCTGTCAGCGACACCCGCGCTTGGATCGACATGGAAGCGGAAGCCTTCAAGCCGCCCGATGCTCTCACCCTCCACGGTCAGGTGGCCATCGGGTTCGAGCGTGACGGGCAGCGCACTCGCGTCCTGCCCCAGCGATTTCATCAAGAGAGTCGTCCTTCGGTTCACGAACCGCTCGGTCAGCCGCGCGTGCAGCGCATCCGAGAGTTTCGCCTCGACCGCGCGAGCCCGCGCAGCCATTTCGTCGCGTGCCAGCACCCAATCGGGCCGCTGGCAGATGTAAGCCCAGCTGCGAATCGCTGCGATTCGCCCTTGCAGCGTGTCGATGTCGCCCTGCATCCGGTCAAGCTCGGCGATACGCGCGGCGACGAAATCCGCGCCGAGATACCCTTCGCGCAAGTCGTCCCACAGCCGCGCGACGAAGCGGGCGTGCTGTTCGACGCCAAGGCTGCGGAAATCGGGGAGCGAGCACGCCTCCCAGAATCGCCGCACCGCGCCTGCGCCGCGCACAGAACGGCCGCTGTCATCGTCCGCCAGACGACGCAGCACGGCCATATCGATGGCTTCGGGCGCGGCCTTCAATACGGCATGGTTGGGCCGCGCCTCCAGATCGGCGATCAGCGCGTCCAACGTGTCGAACCGGGGATCGGCATCGCGCCAGAACAGGTGAGTGAGGGGCGCGAATTTATGCTCCTCGATCGCGTAGACTTCCTCATCGGTGAAGGCGAGCGGCTCTCCGTCGCCCTTTCCGGTGCCCGATAGCGTGCCGAAGGTGCCATCGCGCTGGTGCCGACCGGCGCGCCCGGCGATCTGCGCCATTTCCGACGGAGTGAGCCGCCGCTTCCTGCGCCCATCGAACTTGCTGAGCGCCGCGAAGGCCACATGATCGAGATCGAGGTTCAGCCCCATGCCGATGGCATCGGTGGCGACGATGTAATCGACCTCGCCCGACTGGAACATCGCGACCTGTTTGTTGCGGGTCTCGGGCGAGAGCGCGCCCATCACCACCGCCGCGCCGCCGCGGAACCGCCGCAGCGCCTCGGCCATGGCGTAAACCTGCTCGACGCTGAAGGCGACCACGGCAGAGCGCTTGGGCAAGCGCGACAGCTTGCAGATGCCCGCATGGGATAGCGTGGAAAAGCGCGGACGGCTGGTGATCTCCGCCTTGGGGATCAGCGCTTTGACCATCGGCTCGAGCGTGGCGCTGCCGAGGATCATCGTTTCTTCCCGGCCCCGCGCGTGCAGCAGCCGGTCGGTGAAAATATGCCCGCGTTCGGGGTCTGCGCCCAATTGCGCTTCGTCCAGCGCCACGAAGGCGTGCTGGCCGCTGGTCCGCGGCATGGCTTCGGCCGTGCAGAGGAAATAGCGGGCGTCGGGCGGCTCGATCCGTTCTTCGCCGGTGATCAGCGCGACCTGCTTGTCACCCTTGATCGCGCGCACCCGGTCATAGACCTCGCGCGCCAGCAGGCGCAGCGGGAAGCCCATCATGCCGCTGGAATGGCCGCACATCCGCTCGATCGCCAAGTGCGTCTTGCCGGTGTTGGTCGGCCCCAGCACTGCGCGCACACGTGCGTCAGCGGCGTTTTCACGCGGGGAGCCGAG from uncultured Erythrobacter sp. includes:
- a CDS encoding L-threonylcarbamoyladenylate synthase, whose amino-acid sequence is MSGKNVTELVLADAAGIARAARCLESGGLVAVPTETVYGLAARADSAEAVARIYAAKGRPDFNPLIVHVAGLAQARELAELPGAAGVIADIVWPAPLTMVVPLKPGSRLAPAVTAGLPSVALRSPDHPVMQALLAACDFPLAAPSANRSGFVSPTTAAHVLATLDGRIDMVLDDGRPCSEGLESTIVAIRPDGSWEELRPGPIDLDSLHQHYWDAPYPRGPVDAEGAKPRIEAPGQMTSHYAPGKPMRLNAEWAEADEFWIGFGGLEGDCNLSAKGSLWEAAARLYAALHEAARAPQPRIAVAPVPEVGVGRAINDRLRRAAA
- a CDS encoding head GIN domain-containing protein, coding for MTQFTGRPIAAAAALLTAAISLAGCEGAEMEINGQKGVPLADVVLTGAPPSEVVLASGDTVILTEGDSFTIKVEGGNTESLRFVRDERTIGITREEGWSGETDAIIRITMPAPEEVVIAGAGTIKAPTLASEAEVTIGGSGLVEFGTVAAEKLGINIGGSGTIRGAGTVKSLTINIGGSGEVELAGLKADTAEVSIGGAGDVAFASDGEVTANIAGAGDVTVTGKAKCTVNEFGSGTLNCAEGTGATAALPPAAPQAPTAPVAPVAAKPAE
- a CDS encoding CarD family transcriptional regulator; the protein is MASTANAFTVGDYVVYPKHGVGRVIELQREEIAGMQLELYVLRFEKERMTLRVPTNKVEAIGMRKLSSDKTLRQAMETLKGKPKVKRTMWSRRAQEYEAKINSGDLVSIAEVTRDLFRPEDQPEQSYSERQIFEAASSRLARELAAMEETDEPTALGKILDVLREHAPQYYDTAEEA
- the fdxA gene encoding ferredoxin FdxA, giving the protein MTYVVTEDCIKCKYTDCVEVCPVDCFYEGENMLVINPSECIDCGVCEPECPAEAILPDTEDGLEKWLELNTQYSAQWPNITSQKAPPEDADAHKGEKGKFEKYFSADPGDGD
- a CDS encoding RNA-binding S4 domain-containing protein is translated as MGQSIRIDRLLVYLRFARTRSAAQSLIDTHALRRNRKHVLRCAEQARIGDVLTLAVGGHVRVIELLALPERRGSPAQAASHYREVDDFSEIDGGGLDRKGQMTIAASSLTADAPPETSEDFH
- a CDS encoding helicase-related protein, with the protein product MCGHSSGMMGFPLRLLAREVYDRVRAIKGDKQVALITGEERIEPPDARYFLCTAEAMPRTSGQHAFVALDEAQLGADPERGHIFTDRLLHARGREETMILGSATLEPMVKALIPKAEITSRPRFSTLSHAGICKLSRLPKRSAVVAFSVEQVYAMAEALRRFRGGAAVVMGALSPETRNKQVAMFQSGEVDYIVATDAIGMGLNLDLDHVAFAALSKFDGRRKRRLTPSEMAQIAGRAGRHQRDGTFGTLSGTGKGDGEPLAFTDEEVYAIEEHKFAPLTHLFWRDADPRFDTLDALIADLEARPNHAVLKAAPEAIDMAVLRRLADDDSGRSVRGAGAVRRFWEACSLPDFRSLGVEQHARFVARLWDDLREGYLGADFVAARIAELDRMQGDIDTLQGRIAAIRSWAYICQRPDWVLARDEMAARARAVEAKLSDALHARLTERFVNRRTTLLMKSLGQDASALPVTLEPDGHLTVEGESIGRLEGFRFHVDPSAGVADRRMLLAAGEKALPALLADRADWLLTQGLGELVISGGAIRWQDRALADISFPGQPGAGNFGTPKLALTRDLVLVPEGARAKLEAGLAEWLDKQLEPLEPLRKLAEAARDPEAGSQARALVITLIEARGVISREDAGLEHLPKEMRPYLRKLGVTFGALDIFAAPLLKPAPRRLLHALGLDLRPVQDAMLPVLAEGGWAKGRLPAGYRYAGSQAIRVDLAEKILRAAFDGRAVATAAHPKERNRAFRLDMALAVSVGLEAENARRLLGSAGFRCDRARPLAEGAFGPPAPDRWHWRPRRPGEKDERRPDRRPERDHQRKDQRTDQRPARGKGKSSDARPNRDGAQPPRDGGKRPPRPAQPPTRSPVDTGPARAGGAFDKLADLLKG